One segment of Nostoc flagelliforme CCNUN1 DNA contains the following:
- a CDS encoding PEP-CTERM sorting domain-containing protein (PEP-CTERM proteins occur, often in large numbers, in the proteomes of bacteria that also encode an exosortase, a predicted intramembrane cysteine proteinase. The presence of a PEP-CTERM domain at a protein's C-terminus predicts cleavage within the sorting domain, followed by covalent anchoring to some some component of the (usually Gram-negative) cell surface. Many PEP-CTERM proteins exhibit an unusual sequence composition that includes large numbers of potential glycosylation sites. Expression of one such protein has been shown restore the ability of a bacterium to form floc, a type of biofilm.) produces MKSLIKLGSAAISGVVLSLATIEVAKADIVTGTVSTDAFDSTQGTVITNDDTIIDPINAFRTSGGFEDGHTLMRNGGLGSISFIEFATASPVTIGGVRLFAHNDGEYFGFRRAMSNFSLLADTNSDSVFETVVANQNINPNYALQTGNNAALPEDLDLTIPSLVGNITAQSWRLEVTQGTDIQPFEGARLVELDALPSIPTSVPEPTSVSGIALVGALGAWIKRKQKASKYV; encoded by the coding sequence ATGAAAAGTTTAATAAAATTAGGATCTGCTGCTATCTCTGGCGTTGTTCTCTCTCTTGCAACTATAGAAGTAGCAAAAGCAGATATTGTAACGGGCACCGTTTCTACTGATGCGTTCGATTCTACACAAGGCACAGTGATCACGAATGACGACACAATCATTGATCCTATTAACGCTTTTCGTACAAGTGGAGGGTTTGAGGACGGTCATACACTTATGCGTAATGGTGGTCTTGGCTCAATCAGCTTCATTGAGTTTGCCACTGCTTCCCCGGTTACAATCGGTGGTGTAAGGTTATTTGCCCACAATGATGGCGAATATTTCGGTTTTCGTCGTGCGATGAGCAATTTTTCACTCTTGGCTGATACAAATTCTGACAGCGTTTTTGAGACTGTTGTAGCTAACCAAAATATTAATCCCAATTATGCGCTACAGACTGGTAACAATGCAGCACTCCCAGAAGACCTCGATCTGACAATCCCATCTCTTGTTGGCAACATAACCGCACAATCCTGGCGGCTTGAAGTTACGCAAGGAACTGATATACAGCCTTTCGAGGGTGCTCGTCTGGTTGAGTTGGACGCTTTACCATCTATACCTACCTCTGTTCCTGAACCCACTTCTGTAAGTGGCATTGCTCTTGTTGGTGCTTTGGGAGCATGGATAAAACGTAAACAAAAAGCTTCTAAATATGTCTAA